The genomic stretch aatggatcgaacttgaacaacaacatggtggaagctctttgtaaagacttcaatggggttgttgaagctgcaaataagaacatcaagaagatcattcagaagatggttgtgacgtataaagattggaatgaaatgctcccatttacttttcatgggtaccgtacatccgtccacacttcgacaggggaaacccctttctcacttgtttatggtatggaagttgtgctccccgtagaggttgagatcccatcactatgtgtcttgatggaagccaagttgatagaagctgaatggtgtcCGACCAGGTATGAGCAGCTGAATTTGATtaaaaagaaaaggttgactgtcatgtgccatggtcagttataccagtagagaatgaagaaggcatttgataagaaggtcaagctCCGAGAAGaagaccttgtgctcaagaagattttatctttcaaacctgatgctaggggaaaatggaatcctaattatgaaggaacatatgttgttaagagagccttttcaggcggtgctttgattcttacaattatggatggtgaagagttcactcgtcctgtgaacgtGTTACCACAAAATATCTATAGGGCATGTTGAAAGCGTAATTAATGAAAGTGCCTTATGAATTTAAGGTTTATAACCCATCAAGGGGTGGAGATGTGCCTAAGATAAGCAAGAGTTAAGAAAAATGTAAGTCATCAGGGGTTGAAACCGATAGAAGAATCATGTTTGGTCGAAAACCCATTTTGTCGACTGAAATGAAGATTGGGACTTAAGGAATTTTGGGTTGTGTCAAACACATAGAAGACAGGGTCGCCCTAAATACCTGGGCGGGAGAAGTTTGAAATTGaaaaatgactagcagttacaagaagaataaAGCGCCAGAATATGGAGCAGTTTGCAGAACGTGTATAGAGCAGTTTGCAGATCGCGTGGCACGGCGTCTGCTATTTTTTAGGAGTTTTTGGCCTGTAGTCAGTTTCTTTAGTTAAGCATAAATAGGATATCCCACGAGGGGCtcggggtgttcactttgtaccaaaatcacttgtaaaaagcttctcattcccagcgcgaggaagcaagagtttttgagagtgctatgtacgtgaatcaccacatttatttcaataCAACTTCCTTGTTTTCAGACAACGCCCAAAATACTAATCCCTCCTTGCAAGGATCAGCACAAGGGGGCAATATTCAGAataggaataatactcagaaTAGAACCATGCCTTTGTCGAACACTTCAATAGCGGTGTTGAGGCAGCAAATGGATGATAGTAACCATGAGTTGCTTAATATATTAACTAATCAAATGGGTACAGTTTTTAATCCTGTGATACAGgaatctgctgaaacaaataggcaggtggcAAATCAATTGACGCGCTTGTGTAATTTTCTGGGAGCACCGGCTCGACAGATGGCACAAGTGGTTAGGCAAACCGTTCCTATTCAAATGGAGATAGGGGCAGCAGAAGATGAAACAGTCCACGAGGAACAAGTCCTTAGACCCCAACAAAATCAAGGCGTCGAATCAGGAGTAGCAGGACGTAACCAGATGGTGTTGGTTAACCGACACCAAGACGctgatcaaattgtcgatcaatatcgacaagaagacttagtagtggaaaataatttgacaactattgtaGAAAGGATTATGGCTAGGAATGGTATGAGTGCCACATTGCAAAGGCCAATATATGCTTCCCCGTTGGCTGAGTTTATTCTCCAAACTGAGGCACCTAGAGGAATGAAAGTGCCTAAGTACACTAAGTTTGGGGGAGAATCTAGTGAGTCGATAATAGAGCATATTGCCAGATATCTAACACAGACAGGAGATTTAGCTCATAATGAGTGTTTGAGGGTAAAAAACTTTTCTTCCTCTCTGACTAAGGttgccttcacatggttcacttcCTTAGCCCCAAGTTCGATTGATTCGTGGGCCAagttagaaaagaagttccatgaacagttttacgaaggacactccaaaattagtttggcagaattgtctagtattaagagaaggtttgctgagagcATCGACGATTATCTGAATAGATTCAGATCGTTAAAGGCCAGATGCTTTACGCAAGTACCAGAACATGAACTTGTTCAGATGGCTGTTGGGGGTTAGACTATTGcattaggaagaaaatagacccTACTTTTGTGAAGAGTATGTCAcaattggctgatagagttcgacatcTTGAACGGCTAAGATTAGAAAAGGTTAGAAACAATAAGGCTAAGAAACAAAAAGTGGCATTTGTTGACTATCACGCGACGGATCCAATATACGAGGCTGATTATGCCtcatcgaccgaattagaaatAGACGTGGCTGAGTTAAAGCCAGGATCTACCTATGAGTGTCGATCATTAATTCCTGCACAAGGAAAAAATCCTGTCGAAGACAATCCAAAGTTCCCCTCGAAAACTTATACTTTTTATgtgacaaagtgtgaggaaatttttgatttgTTAGTTAAAGATGGCCAAATGGTGGTACCACttggtactaaaataccaccattagaacaatgacagaaaagaggattttgtaagtatcataattatcttggtcataatacctctagttgttaccttttcagggatctggttCAAAAAGCGATTCAAGAAGGCATGCTGAAATTTGTTGGCCGTAGAATGAAGATCAACGCTGACCCTCTCCACCAGGAGGAAGCTCTATTCGTggagccagtcgagatcaacatggtcgagatcaccgAATACGATGAGGCCGACATGCTGGAGCAAACTTGTAAAAGCCCAGATATCGATATAGCTGAAGTCTACCCAAGGGCTGACGAAGATTTGGTAGATTTCCTCTATCGCTGCAAGAATAAGGGTTCACAAGTCTGCTTGTGCACCAGATGTGGTGCTGTCACCGACAAAATAGTTGCTGAAGATTTTCAGAAGCTATAGTTGGGCAAAAGCAAAAGAAATGGGCTAAACAGAGGGCGCCAGACTGAAAGATTCCCAAAGAAGGCTGTGGAAAGTGCTCAGGCGAGACCTAGGAGCTTCGTACCGTAGACAAGTGTTCCTAGAGGCACTTGGGTCAAACCTCGGGAAAAAAAAGAAACCCCACAAGGGGTTGCTGCTAGAGGAGGTCTAGCAATTAATTATAGACGTGAGTTCAAGTCTGAAAAAAGGACTCATGTCTCTGAAAATTACTtggggaagaaccccatgtcGAGGACTCAATGGAGACGCTTTCAGAGGCGTAAGCAGGCCGAAAGAGAGGCTGCTAGAGGAATAGCTGGAAAAGGTATGGCCAATGGGGCGAATGCTGGAAAGAAAGTTATGGTGAAGGTCGACACGACAGCAAAAGAGCGGATCAGGGAGTATGTCCGTCGACCAACTGAGAAATGTTCTGATGAAGCTACTAATGACTTCAATTCGGAATCTGAAGCAAGTCTGGACATCTTAGTCAACATGGTGTCAATTCTACCACAAGAATATAATTGCGTGACTGTGGTGGATGAGTCGGTAGATGATGTCgacgctgaagaaatggctttACAACAGCCAAGATGCTACTTTGTGTTGAACGATGGGTCAGCTAAGAGCCAAGAAGCAGTTTTTGAAAGGCCCACGATGACtatgaaaaatcatttgaaaccATTATTGATTAGGGCCAAAGTGGAAGGCGTAAATGTTAACAAAGTGTTGGTAGATTGTGGCGCCACTGTCAACATCATGCCACATcatattctgaggaagattggcaaATATGATACTGATATTAGATCCAACAACATGGTCTTGTCCGACTACAGGGGAAAAACGAAAAGCATCATGGGTGTGATCATTGTGAATATCACGGTTGATTCAATAACTAGACCGACATTGTTTATGATGATAGATGCCAAGCCAAGCTACAACTTGCTATTTGGCAGAGAATGGCTCCATGG from Lathyrus oleraceus cultivar Zhongwan6 chromosome 7, CAAS_Psat_ZW6_1.0, whole genome shotgun sequence encodes the following:
- the LOC127103915 gene encoding uncharacterized protein LOC127103915 — its product is MPLSNTSIAVLRQQMDDSNHELLNILTNQMGTVFNPVIQESAETNRQVANQLTRLCNFLGAPARQMAQVVRQTVPIQMEIGAAEDETVHEEQVLRPQQNQGVESGVAGQRIMARNGMSATLQRPIYASPLAEFILQTEAPRGMKVPKYTKFGGESSESIIEHIARYLTQTGDLAHNECLRVKNFSSSLTKVAFTWFTSLAPSSIDSWAKKKIDPTFVKSMSQLADRVRHLERLRLEKVRNNKAKKQKVAFVDYHATDPIYEADYASSTELEIDVAELKPGSTYECRSLIPAQGKNPVEDNPKFPSKTYTFYVTKCEEIFDLDLVQKAIQEGMLKFVGRRMKINADPLHQEEALFVEPVEINMVEITEYDEADMLEQTCKSPDIDIAEVYPRADEDLVDFLYRCKNKGSQVCLCTRCGAVTDKIVAEDFQKL